CCGTCACGTTGATCGACCCGTCGTTAGACGCGCCGATTCAGCGCAGCAACGAAAGTGACCAATCCCTCAATGGCACGACCGCTTCGCTTGGCGTGTTGATGGGGAACGTCTTCCGTCGATCAAGCGGACGGGCTTGGCGGCTGCGTCAACGCAGCATGGAGCTTTGGCCTCAATGGGTGGAGAGGCTGAATCATCCGGATACGCCCCTGCAGCTCCACTCTCCTCTGATCCAACTGGCTTCTGACCCAATGGAGGCAGAACGCATGGAGGCTTTAGCCAATCAACGCCATGACCTTGGGCTCGAAAGCTTCAGCTCAGTGAACACGGGATCCCATCCAGTCCCCTGGCCCAATCCTGGGGGGCATGGAGGATTGCTTTCCAAACATGACGGACGGATTGATCCCCTTGCCCTGCAACGGGCGCTAAGACGCAGCCTCAAGGCAGAAAAGGTCGGGCTTGTACCGGCTCGCGTGACAAAACTCCATCGAACGAGCACCGGGGAAGACAACCGCTGGCACCTGGAGTTGGACTCAGACCACACCATCGACTGCGCCGTTGTTGTGCTCTGCACAGCCTTGGCCAGTGCATTGTTGCTCCAACCTCTTGGGCACGACTATCCAATGGGTGCAGTGCTTGGCCAGGTGCTGGATCTTCAAGTCTCGGCCCCCAGCAAGGCATGGGATCACTGGCCAGCAGTACTGGTTTGCAATGGAGTCAATCTGATTCGCCATGGCAACAACCGTCTTTGGCTTGGAGCAACCCTGGAACAAGGCGAGAAACCTTCCACTGAAGAGCCTGCAATCATGCGGCGATTGGATGGCCTGGCACCCCACTGGCTGCAACAGGCCGAGGTGATCGATCAATGGCATGGCCTCAGGGCCAGACCCTCTGGACAGCCAGCACCATTGCTTGACGTGTTGGAGCCAGGCTTGATTCTGGCCAGCGGGCATTATCGAAACGGAGTTCTTTTGGCGCCTGCTACGGCAGACTGGGTTTGTCAGCAAATCTCGATCTTTATTGGTCTTTGACACCTCAGATCTAGAGATGACATGCAAGTAAATCGCTCCTTCGATCTCATGCTTCGCCGTTTCTTGAGCCCCTCAAGCACTGCACTGATCAGCGTTGCTGCCGCTTTCAGTCTTGCTGCCTGCTCCTCGAGCGATCAGGGAACTGGCAAACAACAAGGCCGACTATCAGCAGCGGGGGCCTCATTCCCAGCTGCGATTTACCAACGCTGGTTCCAAGATCTGGCACCACAAGGAATTCAGGTCAATTACCAATCCGTTGGATCAGGTGCAGGAGTCCGTCAATTAACTGCAGGCACCGTTGACTTCGGGGCTTCTGACAAGCCAATGCAAGCCGAAGCCATTGCCAAAGTGAGTCGCGGCGTCGTCCAGGTTCCGATGACAGCAGGCGCCATCGCGGTGGCATATCACAATCCAGGCTGTGAATTGAAGCTCACACGAGAGCAACTTGCTGGAATCTTTTTAGGCAAGATTCGTGATTACAAGGAGTTGGGCTGCCAATCCAAAGCCATCAAAGTGGTGCATCGCTCCGATGGCTCTGGCACCACTTACAACTTCACGAAGCACCTCTCTGCCATCAGTTCGGAATGGAGCAACGCTGTAGGCGCCAATAAATCCGTTCAATGGCCTACAGGCGTAGGAGCAAAAGGCAATGAGGGTGTCGCCGCTCAACTCACCCAGATTGATGGTGGGATTGGCTATGTCGAGCTGGCCTATGTCAAAGGGGATTTACAAGCGGCTGCCATTCAAAACGGCTCCGGAGAAAAAGTGGTGCCAACCAATGCCACGGCAAATCGTGCCCTGGGTTCCATCGACCTCGGACCCAATCTCATCGGTAGCAATGCCAATCCAGAGAACGGATATCCGATCGTGACCTTCTCCTGGGTGCTGGCTTACGCCAACGGCAACGGAGCCAACACGGATGTACTCAAATCAACCTTCGATTACATGTTGTCGGAGGAATCCCAAGCGAAAGCTCCCGCGCTGGGCTACATCTCCCTTCCTCCAGAGGTGATCGTTCGAGCCAAAGCAGCGGCTAACACGATTAAGCAGTAAGCCACCAGCAGAAACCACGATGGATAAGTTTTTGCAGCTAGGCGTGGACTTCAGACAATCACTTTAGAAGCCAATTCTCCATTAAAAATCTCATACTCTTCTGCAATATGGGGAAAGCAAATAAGAGAACATTCCTCAAAAGGGGGATCAATCTTTTAGTGATCAGAACTTGAAGGTGGTCTTCAGGAGGCCGCCAAAGCTATTGAACTGAGTGTCTCTGGAATTGTTCTGACGGTCGCCACCGAAGGCACGGTTACCACCATCAGTCAGATCGCCATAAGGGCGGCTGAGGTAGTAGATCGCAGGAGTCACAGAGATGTTGTCGGTGACTTGGAACTGGTACCAGAATTCCCAGGCGTAGTTGCCGTCTGCAACGAAGTCTGAATTCGAAACGTCGTTGCGATAGTCAACGTTGGTCACGAAGGTGGGCTGACCAACGGCCATACCCAAG
This region of Synechococcus sp. WH 8016 genomic DNA includes:
- a CDS encoding FAD-binding oxidoreductase; protein product: MIGAGAVGAGTAWHLARQGHTVTLIDPSLDAPIQRSNESDQSLNGTTASLGVLMGNVFRRSSGRAWRLRQRSMELWPQWVERLNHPDTPLQLHSPLIQLASDPMEAERMEALANQRHDLGLESFSSVNTGSHPVPWPNPGGHGGLLSKHDGRIDPLALQRALRRSLKAEKVGLVPARVTKLHRTSTGEDNRWHLELDSDHTIDCAVVVLCTALASALLLQPLGHDYPMGAVLGQVLDLQVSAPSKAWDHWPAVLVCNGVNLIRHGNNRLWLGATLEQGEKPSTEEPAIMRRLDGLAPHWLQQAEVIDQWHGLRARPSGQPAPLLDVLEPGLILASGHYRNGVLLAPATADWVCQQISIFIGL
- the pstS gene encoding phosphate ABC transporter substrate-binding protein PstS, with protein sequence MLRRFLSPSSTALISVAAAFSLAACSSSDQGTGKQQGRLSAAGASFPAAIYQRWFQDLAPQGIQVNYQSVGSGAGVRQLTAGTVDFGASDKPMQAEAIAKVSRGVVQVPMTAGAIAVAYHNPGCELKLTREQLAGIFLGKIRDYKELGCQSKAIKVVHRSDGSGTTYNFTKHLSAISSEWSNAVGANKSVQWPTGVGAKGNEGVAAQLTQIDGGIGYVELAYVKGDLQAAAIQNGSGEKVVPTNATANRALGSIDLGPNLIGSNANPENGYPIVTFSWVLAYANGNGANTDVLKSTFDYMLSEESQAKAPALGYISLPPEVIVRAKAAANTIKQ